Genomic DNA from Echeneis naucrates chromosome 14, fEcheNa1.1, whole genome shotgun sequence:
attttagtaAAGATTAAAGCTTGATGAGTATTTATTCAATTTCCACTTAAGTGAATAGTGTGGGTGTTATGCAGTAAAATGTAGTTGTCCATGTTAATTCATGTCAagcaaaatgatgaatgaatctTATTTTACATGTGTAAAATTTGGTTTAATGTATACTAGCAGTTAGATGCGCTCATCAGCtcatcagtttttattgttttatttgtgattttacaTGAATTAGCTGTATTAATGTTGGACAAATATTCTTTATGGCATCATGTTGATTTCATGTTGCCCAGCCATAATTCAGTAGTGCACTACATTGTCTACAGTATGTGAATATGGTAACATTGCTGACAAGCCTGTCAGACCGTGTGCAGCAAATGAGATGgttcaaaacaataaacaatgaTTTTCCACAGTCTGACTCAACATAAGAGTTTAAACACCGTAGGTGGAAATATCGGAGAAATCATTTGTTGGCTCTTACATCGTCCTGATTTGGAACTTTGGAAGTATTTAGGTGTGAAAGCGGGTTTTGATGTGTTCTAATAAGTATCACTTTGGTTTTCATATTTGGAATCTTAACAGGCCATTATAGATTATGAGCattcatatatttatgtttgatgTGCATACACAACCTTCACTACCAGCAACCTCAGGAGTCAGAGGTGTGCTAAGAAGTAACAAGTACAACATATTCTTCTGAAATATTAAAGAAGCCACCAGAATGAATATGTGAGAGAGCtcagaaaatgtcagtttcataaaaatatgatttatattcaaacGATTGTCAGTTTTAACAAAAGGAATCATCACTGGGTCCAGCTCttaataattatgttttttcCCTAAATAATGTATTTGAAGATATGGTAACATATCAGATATAATCCATGGTGTGCTACTATGATTACATTTGAATTTGGAGTTGCATGTTGTTGTGATCAGTAGGTGGCAGCAGACCTGAGCTGCGGATGATCCGGTTTGATTAGTGATGCCTGCTGAGGCCAGACCACGCTGCTGCCGGAATGGACGCCTTCGAGCTGTTTCGGAAACTCGGAGCTGGAGCCAAATTTGATCTGAAGAGGTTTGGACAAGACGCTGTTCGGTTTAAGGTACAGCTGAAACATGTCGCAGATGATGTAGTGGACGGGAAATAGCgtttaacagcagcagcctgaacaTATAATCTGTGTTGGTTCAGCCCAGTGGAAGAgaactgctctgtgtgtgtgtgtgtgtgtgttttaaatctATTTGGAAATAGTTTACAGACGCCTCAACCTGTCAGCTCCTCAGAGGGATCAAACACAGTTTAGTATTTACACATCCAGTGTCTCTCCTGCGTTGTTTTGTAGGTTGTCAGGTCTCCCGGAGGGGAGGTGTCTTCCGATCCTCTATCAGCGATTGATTACTTCGGCCCAGCCCCAGCCAATGGAGCCCAGAGCAAAACCACAGGgctggaggatgaaggaggTGAAGAGTCTGAGGAGGGATGTGAAAATccagtttctgctgcaggaggGAAAAGGAAGCGAAAGGATGAAGGGAGGGAtgtgaggatgaagaagaaaaagaaaaagacaaaaaggaaccAGGTGGAAGGTGAGCGATGTGGCTGCTGTCCAGATGTTTTAATCTATCTTTGACTTATGTGATACTGTGTGTAGTCAGTCGGTCAATATAAATACTACAGCTGTACAGTGTAGTGTCTGAAACTGATGAATTGAATGTGAATGGGAGTGAAGTGTCTGTTTGCTGTGCTCTGTCTGACTGAAGCTGGTGATGGAAAGCTCAAAGACACGGGGGGAAACTGCATTAGCTGGACCTCTTCATTGGAAGGAAAGATTCAAAACCTGCCAAGTGAGGGGAAGGAGAAGAACTCTCTGAAGAGGCTGAAGCATCTTCACCAGGAAAAGGTCATTACTGGACTAATAAAGTtcttctagttttttttttttttttttgtggttaagacaaactgaaatgttCATTTAGGCCAGTATCCTctgtaaagattttttttttttttcattgcgtTTAGGTGAACCGTATTCGCTCTCAACATCGTATAAATGTGCATGGTTGCGATGTACCTGACCCCGTGTGCACCTTTGAGGAGCTGCAGTCCGAATATCACCTCAACCCACGTGTCCTTCAGAACCTCAGGGACGCAGGGCTGAACTCCCCAACGCCAATACAGATGCAGGCCATACCGCTCATGATGCACGTAAGTACAGACTCACATTCATCAGTCTGTAAACAGCGTACAGAATGCAGGTTTATGAAGATTTCTGTATGACTGTTTTTCCTGTCAGAGTCGGGAACTACTGGCTTGCGCCCCCACAGGATCTGGTAAGACTTTGGCTTTCTGCCTGCCACTGCTCACTCACCTGCAACAGCCAGCCAACCGAGGCTTCAGAGCCGTGGTTATCTCCCCAACAAGAGAGTTGGCTAGTCAGGTAAATAAACACACTTACATAGTGGTCTGTTTCAGGGCGACGTCACTTTTTTCCGGCCCCTTAATGAAGATAAAGCTACTATTTTCTACCCTAGCTCTGTTTTTACCTTCACTAACTGGAAATATGTTCACTCTATTTACCTGGTACATGCTAATAGTGTAACTCTCAGTTGATTCATATTTTTGGGTGAAAATAGGTGTTTGCTGCTCCTGAAGATTATTTGGACAATGGATCTAAGAGtgaatttcaaaaaataaagttcataATAAACAAAGCTGAGATACTCACTGGATTCAGCTTCAGGGGAATGATGTAGTTTTGTTGGATTGTGTTCAGACCTACAGGGAGCTGCTCCGCCTGTCAGAGGGAGTCGGATTCAGAGTTCATATCATAGACAAAGCTTCCCTTGCAGCCAAGAAATATGGACcacagtcaaacaaaaaatatggTGAGAAATGGAAAGTATCTGACTGAAGTGGTAAATGATGCCCTTCGTCATTATTTATAGCCTATCTGTCCGTACCCAGATATACTCGTCAGTACTCCAAACAGACTCATCTTCCTTCTCAAGCAGGATCCTCCAGCTCTCAACCTCAGCAGGTAACAATTAGTCTTCCACTCTAAACTTTGTTGCATCGGGTTTCTGCTTGTTGGcaccaaaaataatttttctgtcttgtgcAGTGTGGAGTGGCTGGTGGTCGATGAGTCTGATAAACTCTTTGAAGATGGTAAGACAGGCTTCAGGGAGCAGCTGGCCACGGTGTTTCTGGCCTGCTCTGGTTCAAAGGTGCGCAGGGCTTTCTTCAGTGCCACCTGCACACCGGATGTAGAGCAGTGGTGCCGCCTGAACCTCGACAACTTAGTTTCAGTCAACATTGGACACAGGTAATAATAGCTCCTGTAACACCACTGGTGAATTTGTGTGGCTATTTTCACACATTAGGCCaactgaatttatatttattcatcagAAATACAGCTGTGGACACGGTGGAACAGGAGCTTCTGTTTGTCGGTACAGAGAATGGCAAACTAGTGGCCATGAGGGACATCATCAAAAAAGTATGCCCACAAGGAGGTTACTTTCAAACTTCAACATTTTGTCAACTAGATCATCCCAATCTTTTTTGAGATGAAATTTCGTGacctaaaatgaaatgaaatgattttctCTACCTGTTTTATTTCAGGGTTTTCTGCCTCCCATGCTGGTGTTTGTTCAGTCTATAGAGCGAGCAAGAGAGCTCTTTCACGAGCTGGTGTATGAAGGTATCAATGTAGATGTGATCCATGCAGACCGGACACAGCAGCAGGTCCGTATGTTCTCACCTAATAATCTGCACTGTGTTGATCCTCATTTTGCCACGGAAATGCAACTTGGTGTTTCTCCTCTGGATCTTTGGATTTCTGATTTAGAGGGACAACGTAGTCAACAGTTTTCGCGCCGGTAAGATTTGGGTGTTGATCTGCACGGCGCTGCTTGCCAGAGGAATCGACTTTAAAGGAGTGAACCTAGTGCTGAACTACGACTTCCCCACCAGCGCTGTGGAGTACATCCATCGAATCGGTTAGtttatttgttggttttatCCCAACTGCCATTTACTTATGATACACTGTGGCATTTTTAAACTATTAGGATTTTCCTAATTTGTCTTCTTTAAAAGCTTTAGCATAGATATTTCTATACacgcattttttattttaacaactttCAATCTAAAGCGCTACAAAATGAACTCAGTATGTACAGCCATGACATaatcccttctctctctctctctatatatatatatatatatatattttttttttagatattatTGACACACTTATGTCTTGTGTTTATTGACTGTTAGTAGAATTTGGAAAGATATTAAAAAAGGATAAACCTTCTCCTAAGAGCTGATGAACAAAAGAGCTAATCTGCTCTTCTAGGCTGTCAGCAGTGCTCCAATCTCAAGTTTTCTCCCCTGTTAATTCTGTTTGATGTTCTTCAGGTCGTACTGGCAGAGCTGGACATCAGGGCAAAGCCATCACCTTcttcacagaaaatgacaaacCACTGCTGCGCAGGTATGGGCATACAGcacaaaaaattacaaaaggaaaagaaattattCCTTGTAGAGAAGGGAGTAAAGGAAAAAGTGTGGGAGCCCTGACACTTGGAATATTTCATGTACCGGAAATTTTAATGAGgca
This window encodes:
- the ddx52 gene encoding putative ATP-dependent RNA helicase DDX52 isoform X1 gives rise to the protein MDAFELFRKLGAGAKFDLKRFGQDAVRFKVVRSPGGEVSSDPLSAIDYFGPAPANGAQSKTTGLEDEGGEESEEGCENPVSAAGGKRKRKDEGRDVRMKKKKKKTKRNQVEAGDGKLKDTGGNCISWTSSLEGKIQNLPSEGKEKNSLKRLKHLHQEKVNRIRSQHRINVHGCDVPDPVCTFEELQSEYHLNPRVLQNLRDAGLNSPTPIQMQAIPLMMHSRELLACAPTGSGKTLAFCLPLLTHLQQPANRGFRAVVISPTRELASQTYRELLRLSEGVGFRVHIIDKASLAAKKYGPQSNKKYDILVSTPNRLIFLLKQDPPALNLSSVEWLVVDESDKLFEDGKTGFREQLATVFLACSGSKVRRAFFSATCTPDVEQWCRLNLDNLVSVNIGHRNTAVDTVEQELLFVGTENGKLVAMRDIIKKGFLPPMLVFVQSIERARELFHELVYEGINVDVIHADRTQQQRDNVVNSFRAGKIWVLICTALLARGIDFKGVNLVLNYDFPTSAVEYIHRIGRTGRAGHQGKAITFFTENDKPLLRSIANVIKQAGCPVPDYMIGIKKIHSKVKRRLEKKPPKRSTICTTPRFLMKKKGKAQGRKQTARDEQQGAKKTKEQGLKKKNKTKKDEGTEKHKVTSQKMGSNSSGAELKKKKGEKAK
- the ddx52 gene encoding putative ATP-dependent RNA helicase DDX52 isoform X2, translated to MDAFELFRKLGAGAKFDLKRFGQDAVRFKVVRSPGGEVSSDPLSAIDYFGPAPANGAQSKTTGLEDEGGEESEEGCENPVSAAGGKRKRKDEGRDVRMKKKKKKTKRNQVEGERCGCYTGGNCISWTSSLEGKIQNLPSEGKEKNSLKRLKHLHQEKVNRIRSQHRINVHGCDVPDPVCTFEELQSEYHLNPRVLQNLRDAGLNSPTPIQMQAIPLMMHSRELLACAPTGSGKTLAFCLPLLTHLQQPANRGFRAVVISPTRELASQTYRELLRLSEGVGFRVHIIDKASLAAKKYGPQSNKKYDILVSTPNRLIFLLKQDPPALNLSSVEWLVVDESDKLFEDGKTGFREQLATVFLACSGSKVRRAFFSATCTPDVEQWCRLNLDNLVSVNIGHRNTAVDTVEQELLFVGTENGKLVAMRDIIKKGFLPPMLVFVQSIERARELFHELVYEGINVDVIHADRTQQQRDNVVNSFRAGKIWVLICTALLARGIDFKGVNLVLNYDFPTSAVEYIHRIGRTGRAGHQGKAITFFTENDKPLLRSIANVIKQAGCPVPDYMIGIKKIHSKVKRRLEKKPPKRSTICTTPRFLMKKKGKAQGRKQTARDEQQGAKKTKEQGLKKKNKTKKDEGTEKHKVTSQKMGSNSSGAELKKKKGEKAK